ATACTACAAAGCTCGTCTTATATCAGTGCATTGTCAGGTGGTGCCTGGTTGCTAGGATCGTTGGCAATGCAAGAGTGGCCTTCGGTTCAGGATGTCGTGATGCATAATCCTAATGATCTTTGGAATTTAACTTTCAGCAGGCAACTTGTTAATCAGACTAGTCTACTTGGACTTAGTGTACCATTATTAACTGCAAATTTGAGTGAAGCTTTGACTCATTTAAATCACTGGCAAGACGATGATGGCAAGGGAATTGGATACGATTTGATATCCAAAAGTGAGGCAGGATTCAACACAACCTTAACAGATGCGTGGGCGAGAGCATTAGCTTATCAGCTATCCACCGAAGGTAAGGATGATTATGGATCATCTGCAACCTTTTCCGATATTAGAGATAAGAAGAGTTTTGCAAACCATGAAATGCCGTTCCCTATTTTAAATGCTCTTGCAAGGCAACCAGACTCTATTTTATACGATGAAAATTCTACTGTCATTGAGTTTAATCCCTATGAAATGGGttcatttgattcatcCATAAATTCGTTTACTGATATTAAGTATCTTGGAACTAACGTGAACAATGGGGTTCCAGTAAATGGTACATGCATTGAAGGCTTTGACAATGCAGGCTTTATTATGGGTACTTCATCCTCATtattcaatcaatttttaaatacGTTAGCCTGTGATGATTGTACAACTTTGAATTTCCTTTTAAAGCCATTAGTGAAACGAGTATTAACCAAATTATCCAGATCCTACGAGGATGTTGCACTTTACAAGCCAAATCCATTCTATAGGTCTGAACATGCCACTCCGGGAaaacttatcaaaaatgaatcTCTCTACCTCATCGATGGTGGATTAGGTGGACAAACTATTCCATTAGCAACCATGATGACAAAGGAAAGAGCTATGGATGCGGTATTTGCGTTTGATAACGATGCATGGTCAAATGGATCATCATTAGTGGCAACATACGCAAGGCAATTCTCTAACCAT
This is a stretch of genomic DNA from Debaryomyces hansenii CBS767 chromosome G complete sequence. It encodes these proteins:
- a CDS encoding DEHA2G08470p (similar to uniprot|Q08108 Saccharomyces cerevisiae YOL011W PLB3 Phospholipase B (lysophospholipase)); amino-acid sequence: MKWLIIIYAIVILAIGASAKSPSGGYAPGKAKCPSKKSLLREAKSISSEEKKWLKERQKKTNQALITYLDNANLTDFDAEGFLGQNTSSSVNIGLAFSGGGYRAMLVGAGQLAALDNRTENADTHGLGGILQSSSYISALSGGAWLLGSLAMQEWPSVQDVVMHNPNDLWNLTFSRQLVNQTSLLGLSVPLLTANLSEALTHLNHWQDDDGKGIGYDLISKSEAGFNTTLTDAWARALAYQLSTEGKDDYGSSATFSDIRDKKSFANHEMPFPILNALARQPDSILYDENSTVIEFNPYEMGSFDSSINSFTDIKYLGTNVNNGVPVNGTCIEGFDNAGFIMGTSSSLFNQFLNTLACDDCTTLNFLLKPLVKRVLTKLSRSYEDVALYKPNPFYRSEHATPGKLIKNESLYLIDGGLGGQTIPLATMMTKERAMDAVFAFDNDAWSNGSSLVATYARQFSNHGKSQICPYVPDEQNFLYQNLTAKPTFFGCDASNMTDLVKDGVIPPVVIYIANRPFEYMTNTSTFKMMYTDKEKKAMVQNGFDTATRANMTIDEEWAACVGCAVIRREQERRGLEQSDQCKKCFKDYCWNGDRVIFDRTYYTPVNFTMTGKTNGSMDVDTIRDPDLLTGVSSLLKKRDTGDVPMLLSPEEDDDHTEKIVPIIP